One region of Limnospira fusiformis SAG 85.79 genomic DNA includes:
- the rsmH gene encoding 16S rRNA (cytosine(1402)-N(4))-methyltransferase RsmH yields the protein MSEKGRDLDNVEFGGKFVHIPVLGRELIEGLAVQEGGHYLDATVGGGGHTRMIFQAAPNVRVTAIDRDLEAIAAAKSMLMDTIGNCGARLKFWHGNFSQYPSSPSQFDGIIADLGVNSHQLDTPGRGFSFRHCGPLDMRMNPQDPLSAAEIINTWDEKQLADIFYTYGEERLSRRIARQIVEKRPFQTTEHLANAIANCVPSKYRYGRIHPATRVFQALRIAVNGELTALETFLETAPTWLKPRGRIGIISFHSLEDRPVKHGFRHHPLLKVLTKKPITPQPDEINQNPRARSAKLRLAERSASQHPRLKHGGFVPPFQVADQL from the coding sequence GTGTCTGAGAAAGGTAGAGATTTGGATAATGTGGAATTCGGTGGGAAATTTGTCCATATTCCGGTTCTGGGGCGGGAGTTAATTGAGGGGTTAGCAGTCCAGGAGGGTGGTCACTATCTCGATGCTACGGTTGGCGGCGGGGGACATACAAGGATGATTTTTCAAGCAGCCCCTAATGTGCGAGTGACAGCCATTGACCGTGATTTAGAAGCGATCGCCGCTGCCAAGTCCATGTTAATGGATACTATCGGTAATTGTGGCGCGCGCCTGAAATTTTGGCACGGAAACTTTAGCCAATATCCATCGAGTCCCTCACAATTTGACGGCATCATAGCCGATTTAGGGGTGAACTCCCATCAACTCGATACCCCAGGACGAGGATTTAGTTTCCGTCATTGTGGACCATTAGATATGCGAATGAACCCACAAGACCCCCTCAGCGCCGCCGAAATCATTAACACCTGGGACGAAAAACAACTGGCTGACATCTTTTATACCTACGGCGAAGAAAGGCTATCTCGGCGCATAGCAAGGCAGATTGTCGAAAAACGCCCCTTTCAGACCACCGAACACCTCGCTAATGCGATCGCCAATTGTGTACCCTCCAAGTACCGTTATGGGCGAATACACCCAGCTACCAGAGTTTTTCAAGCCCTACGCATAGCCGTTAACGGAGAACTAACCGCCCTAGAAACCTTCCTAGAAACCGCCCCCACCTGGCTCAAACCCCGAGGACGTATCGGCATCATCAGTTTCCACAGCCTAGAGGACAGACCAGTTAAACACGGATTTCGCCATCATCCCCTACTGAAAGTCTTAACCAAAAAACCCATAACTCCCCAGCCAGATGAAATTAACCAAAATCCTCGCGCCCGTTCCGCTAAACTTAGATTAGCCGAAAGAAGTGCAAGTCAGCACCCCCGGCTGAAGCACGGGGGCTTCGTGCCCCCCTTTCAG